From the genome of Eucalyptus grandis isolate ANBG69807.140 chromosome 2, ASM1654582v1, whole genome shotgun sequence, one region includes:
- the LOC120290168 gene encoding uncharacterized protein At4g15545-like, whose product MLAKESSAAAAATFDLPEEVLEVLPADPFEQLDVARKITSIALSTRVSALEAESSDLRAGLAEKDDLIADLQSRVESLDASLGDALDKLSRSELDKENLVKENELLAGTVKKLSRDVSKLEIFKKTLMQSLQEDEESSGPARAGASQIIAKPTPSEDDAPLPPRSSSIRSQSSEVGNSLSEDRETDVPRPGMSYGYLLASQTSTPRLTPPGSPPSLSASVSPTRTSKPPSPRRNAMSFSTSRGMFDERSSIYSSVPPGHHGSITSSESGSYTGRARVDGKEFFRQVRSRLSYEQFGAFLANVKELNSHKQTREETLRKAEEIFGPDNKDLYVIFEGLITRNVH is encoded by the exons atgcTGGCGAAGGAgtcatcggcggcggcggcggcgacgttCGACCTGCCGGAGGAGGTGCTGGAGGTGCTGCCGGCGGACCCGTTCGAGCAGCTGGACGTGGCCCGGAAGATCACCTCCATCGCCCTCTCGACCCGGGTCTCCGCCCTCGAGGCCGAGTCCTCCGACCTCCGCGCCGGGCTCGCCGAGAAGGACGACCTCATCGCCGACCTCCAGTCCCGGGTCGAGTCCCTCGACGCCTCCCTCGGCGACGCCCTCGACAAGCTCTCCCGATCCGAGCTCGACAAG GAGAATCTGGTGAAGGAGAACGAATTGCTGGCGGGCACCGTGAAGAAGCTGAGCAGGGATGTTTCCAAG ttggaaatcttcaaaaagaCGCTCATGCAATCCCTTCAAGAGGATGAAGAAAGTTCTGGCCCTGCACGAGCTGGAGCTTCACAAATCATTGCAAAGCCAACACCGAGCG AAGATGATGCCCCACTGCCTCCAAGATCTTCTTCAATTAGAAGTCAGTCCTCAGAGGTGGGAAATTCTCTATCGGAGGATCGTGAGACCGATG TTCCACGACCTGGTATGTCATATGGCTATCTGTTAGCATCGCAAACTAGCACACCACGGCTTACTCCTCCTGGCTCACCTCCCAGTCTATCTGCCTCTGTATCTCCTACAAGAACCTCAAAGCCACCGTCACCGAGACGGAATGCAATGTCATTCTCAACTTCGAGGGGAATGTTTGACGAAAGGTCTTCTATATATTCTTCTGTGCCCCCAGGCCACCATGGTTCCATAACAAGTTCAGAGTCTGGGTCATACACTG GAAGAGCTCGAGTCGATGGAAAAGAATTTTTCCGGCAAGTCAG GAGCCGCTTGTCGTACGAGCAATTTGGTGCATTTTTAGCCAATGTGAAGGAATTGAATTCTCACAAGCAAACTAGAGAA GAGACGCTAAGAAAGGCTGAAGAGATTTTCGGCCCCGACAACAAAGATCTTTACGTGATATTTGAGGGGTTGATCACCCGCAACGTCCATTGA